The Patescibacteria group bacterium genome contains the following window.
TTCTAACTGCCATTGCTCTTCCTATTTTTACTACAACAGGAAGCAATCAGACGCTCATCCAAAATTCGGAAAATATCAAGTCGGACATCCGGCTCGTACAAACAAAATCCCTTTCCGGTATTGTTTCTGGCGATAATGGATATTGGGGAGCGAGATTTATTTGCGCTGGCGGAAAATCCACAAACTATATTTTGGGTCAACCAAATAATGCTGAGGATCCTTTGTCCGAAATAACTTCTGGCGAGCAGAAATCTTTAACTTCCGGGGTATATGTTGAATGCGTTAATTCTTTTCAAGTGGTTTTTATAAAAAATACCGCCAAGCCGGTTGGCGGAGGTACTACCATAACGGTTTCGGATGATA
Protein-coding sequences here:
- a CDS encoding prepilin-type N-terminal cleavage/methylation domain-containing protein, with the translated sequence MLNLTKDSPFSKENPCNKKGFTLVELLISVSVIVILTAIALPIFTTTGSNQTLIQNSENIKSDIRLVQTKSLSGIVSGDNGYWGARFICAGGKSTNYILGQPNNAEDPLSEITSGEQKSLTSGVYVECVNSFQVVFIKNTAKPVGGGTTITVSDDTHPDKTIVINSEGSIE